The DNA window CATGGGCCAGAGGTAGCTTGGAGGGAATGGACCGATAGCGCTTTACTAGGAGAGAAGCGGGGACAAATCCTCAGTGTAGGAGACCTGGGCTGGTGTCTCTGCAGGTAACTGTGCCGAAGGTCTGGGTATGAACTACCGAGGGAACGTGAGCTTCACCCGGTCAGGCATCGAATGCCAGCTGTGGAGGAGTCGCTACCCACATAAGCCGGAGTGAGTGATGGGCAGGCCTGTCTGCCAGGGGGCTGAGAATAGGGGGTGAGGAGacactgggggtgggagagacgCCTTCTGCTGAGCaattttctgttccagaatcaaCTCTACCACCCACCCTGGGGCTGACCTGCGGGAGAATTTTTGCCGCAACCCAGATGGCAGCATCACTGGGCCCTGGTGCTACACTACGTTCCCCACTGTGCAGAGGGAGGAGTGCAGCATCCCTGTCTGCGGTGAGCTGGGGGAGATCAGGTGGGCACGGCCAAGGCCCGTGGGTCTTCATGGGCCTGGCAGCACAGGATGGGAATCAAGATCCTGGCTCCCTCTGAGCTGGCGTTAGTTACTGACAACATATTTGGGCTTGTTGGTTAGTGAATTCAGGAGACCAGAGAGAGTTAGCTTCCAGCCTCCCCCCCTCCGTCCACAGCCTTTGCTTCCTTATGATCCAGGATGTGGCCCATTCTAAATATGCTTTACTTCCTGCTTGAGGCATTCttccctccaggaagcccttcctAACCATTTCAGTCCATGTACCCTTTGCCGAGCATCACAGAGCAAGCCTCGTACAGTCCAGCCCTGCATGATTCTGTCATCATTATTTCCCATGATGTGTCAGCTAGCTATAGCCATAATAACGCTGCAAACCCCACAAAACCCACAAAATCACAAACAGCCACAAAAACTGGGGGGCATACACCGataagcatttctttcttttttttttaagattttttttttttaattttttttttttttttaactttgggtttatttatttatttatttttatggctgtgttgggtcttcgcctctgtgtgagggctttctccagccgtggcaagcgggggccactcttcatcgcggtgcgcgggcccctcattatcgcggcctctcttgttgcggagcacaggctccagacgcgcaggctcagtaattgtggctcacgggcccagttgctccgcggcatgtgggatcttcccagaccagggctcgaacgcgtattctctgcattggcaggcagattctcaaccactgcgccaccagggaagcccaagattttttttttgatgtggaccatttttaaagtctttattgaatttgttacaatattgctcctgttttggttttttggccatgagacatgtgggatcttagctccccgaccagggatcgaacccacaccccctgtattggaaggggaggtcttaaccactggacctccagggaagtcccacatttatTTCTTATGTGTCTGAGGTTCAGCTGGGGTGGCTCTGCTGATCTCAGCTGCACTCGCTCACGCGTCTGTGGGGTCCAGATGTAGGCTGGGCTCGGCTGGTGGCCCTACATCAAATAATCAGTCCAGCTGAGCTTGGCTCCTTGTGTGGGTGGGTCCATGTCTGCTCCATGTGTACTCATTGTGGGGGGAGGCTGAAAGGCAGCAGCTTCTTCCATGGGGGTGGCAGAAATACCAAGCAGTGAGCAGACACACATCTTTAAACCTAGGCTCAGAACTGGCAGAGTCAGCTCTGCCCACAcgccattggccaaagcaagtcccaTGATCAAGGCCAAGGTCAAGAGGTGGACCTTTACACCTTTGCTTGTAAAATAACAGGGCAGAGGATGTGGATCCAGGTGGATCCAGGTAGGAGTAAAGAATTAGTGCCAGTAACTCAATCTACCAAACATGGGTTGCTCTTCTTTGTCCTTCATGCATCCCTGTAGGACCCAATGCTGGATGCTGGGGCCAGTCTTAGAGCGAGTTGCCAATCATAGTAACAAAAACAGCTACAGTTTACCAAGCCCCCACCCCGAACACCTATGATAAATATGTTGCAGGCATGCTGAAACTGACCTACTGCCTGTGTAGACATCCTCAGTGGATCCCAGCTATCTTTCCTACTGTGCCCTTGTGAAAACACAGAATCCTTAAACTCCAGGCAGTCACTACCAATAGATTACAGATAGCCCAGGAGATGAAACCTGGTTACTATCTCTGGCTTATAATGCACCAGACCCTTATGCCATATCTTTTGTTTAAATCTCTCAATAACCCTGCAAAAATGCATTAGTAATCCCTTTCACAGGCAAGCAGACTGCGGCTCAGAGAGGATAAGTGACTTGAGGTCTATAGGATAAAGGCCGAAAGGCAGGGATTCACATCCTTTCTGGCTCCATGTGTGGTCCCACCCACTCTgctcctctgtttcctcacccacCAGGCCAGGAGCGAGTCACTGTGGAGCTGACCCCAAACTCCGGAGACTTCACAGTGAATCTGTCACCTCAATCGGAAATGTGCATCCCTGATCGCGGCCAGCAGTACCAGGGGCACCTGGCGGTGACCACACATGGGTCTCCCTGCCTTGCCTGGGCCAGCGAGCGGGCCAAGGCCCTGAGCAAGGACCAGGACTTCAACCCGGCTGTCCCACTGGTGGAGAACTTCTGCCGCAACCCAGACGGGGATGCGGAGGGCGCGTGGTGCTACGTGGCCGGAGAGCCTGGCGACTTTGAGTACTGCGACCTGGACTATTGCGGtgagagggcagggcagggggcatgAGACAGAGGACACAGCCTGGAGGGAATAACAAGAACGGTACCTCCCCTGATCTAAGGCTTACCACCTGATCTGAGGCTTACCACTCACCAGTGAGTGCATTCATGACACCTGACATTAACCAGGTGGTTGTAATCCTAGCTCCACCTTACAGCTGAGGAAACGGAGCCCCACGGGGTTTGGTTTCCTAGTAACGCAGGTGCGCCTGCGCTCTTAACCTCTACACCAAACGATCTCCGCGGCTGGCTGGGGGCTTGGGGAGGTCAGAGGGTGGGTGAGGAATGGCCTGGCCCAGCCGCAGCTGGTGTCTGGGTCCCCGCAGAGGAGCCGGTGGATGAGGAGGTGGGATATGGGCTAGGCGAGGAACCGGATGCGGCCATAGAGGGGCGCACCGCCGCGGACAAGTTTCAGCCCTTCTTCAACGAGAGGACCTTCGGCTCCGGGGAGGCAGGTCAGGCGGCGGCCGGAGGGGCGCGGGGCCGCGgcatgggggcgggggcgggtgtTGCAGCGCTTGGCCCCTCATGGTCCCACTGGCTCTGCAGACTGTGGCCTGCGGCCTCTGTTCGAGAATAAGTTGGTGCAGGACAAAACGGAACAGGAGCTGTTCGATTCCTACATCGAGGGCCGCATCGTGGAGGGCCGGGATGCGGAGATCGGCCTGGCGCCCTGGTGcgtgctccctgcccccaccgACCCCTTCCGCACCCGCATCCCGCGCCCTGGGAGACTCCTCCGCCCTCACAGGTCTAGGCTCCACAGACAACCTAGCCCAGCACCAACATCTCATCGAACCCTCACCGCCGCCTTTTGAGATTGGGTTTGCTACTTCTCCAAAGCAGATGGTGAAGCTGAGGGTCAGAGCGCTTAAGTGACTCGCCTCAGTGGTGCTGCTAGTGAATGGGTTACACAGCAGGACTAGATTCCTGTTCTTCTGACCCCAGAGCTGTGCTAAGCTGTGCCAACTCTGGCCTGGAAGAAGCTTGATGAGGGCAGGGGGGGTGCAAAAAGCAGGTGGCAGCTCCTCAGTGGCACATATATGCCGCGGTCCCCAAGGACGGGAGGGTCAAGCTGGGGTCTGGGCCCAGCAGGTAGCTCTGTCCAGTTAGTTCTTAAACCTGGGACTTTGCGCTTGTAGGGCTGGTGGAGGGGCAGCCCTCCCACCTCCTAATGCTTCCCACTTCTTCTCCCAGGCAGGTGATGCTTTTCCGGAAGAGTCCCCAGGAGCTGCTGTGCGGGGCCAGCCTCATCAGTGACCGCTGGATCCTCACCGCTGCCCACTGTCTTCTGTACCCGCCTTGGGACAAGAACTTCACTGCGAATGACCTTCTGGTGCGCATTGGCAAGCACTCCCGCACCAGGTACAGAAGTGGGGGCCCGTGCGTGTCTGGCAGGGGTCTGAGCCCCCCGAGTGACTGTGAGGGGCTCTGGTGACCCTGGGCCACGAGAGATATGTCTGTACATCTCCCACAATAGAAAACCCGATAGGCTCTGCTGTAAAGTCTATATGGCCACGTCCTGACTGAAGCTTGGACCTGGGGACAGAGAAACTAAGCCTTTGCAGAGAGCAGAATCCTGGCCTGCCCTTAGCACCCTTCCAGGCACCAGAACACGGCCCAGGTGTGACCTCTGATTAGAGGCTGTTTGGATCAGGGCCTACAGGCTGCGTCCCTCCCCCTACCTGCGTGGGCTGTTTGATCCCAAAGCTCTGGGCAACTTCAGGCCAGGAAGAAGCTGCCAGGACAGGAGCCggccctctccccctctctggtGGCCTGCTGGTTACCCTGACTCCCAGACCCTGAGGGCAGGCAGTTTTCTTCCTCGGGGAACCAGCTGCCCCTCATTGGGTGGCCTACAGCTTCTTTTCTCTGCTGGGGTCTGCACAGCTATGAGCGAAAGATTGAAAAGATCTCCATGCTGGAAAAGATCTACATCCACCCCAGGTACAACTGGAGGGAGAACCTGGACCGGGACATCGCCCTGCTGAAGCTCAAGAAGCCCATCAGCTTCACCGAATATGTCCATCCCGTGTGCCTGCCCGACAAGGAGACAGCAACCAAGTGGGGTGGCCAGAGGGCAGCCGGGGGGTGGCTGGGGGGGCAGCCGTGGGGGTTGGCCAGGGGTCATGTGGTCGGGGGGCAGCCAGGGGGCTGGTAGCTGAGGGCCTGGGCTGGGTTCTGGGCCTGACTCTGACACCCTATTGCCTTGCTGAAGTTCCTTCCCTTTTCCAGGCCTCAGTGTCTTCCTGCACTGGTGTTTTAGATTCAGGTCTCTAAGGGATGGTGTTGGGGCCAGGAGGTTCCTAGACTGGTCTGTTCTCACTCAGTCCTTCTCCTTTCCCCAAAGGTTGCTCCAGGCTGGATACAAAGGGCGAGTGACGGGCTGGGGCAACTTGAGGGAGACGTGGACAACCAATATGGCTGAGGTGCAGCCCAGCGTGCTGCAGGTGGTGAACCTGCCCATCGTGGAGCGGCCGGTCTGCAAGGCCTCCACCCGGATCCGCATCACCGACAACATGTTCTGTGCTGGTAAAGTCCCCTGGGCATGGCTGGGCAGGCGGGAACAGCAGGGCCTCGGGTTAGGAGGATTGAGACACGTGAGTAGcacaggcctgggttcaagtcctggctctatTCCATTAGGCTGTGTGAGGGTTGAGCGAGATAGTGTATTTAAGGTGTTAGGCGTGGTGCTAGTCACTGGTCAAGTTGTCAGTATATGTGAGCCAGACACCAGCCAGAGGCCACGGGTGGAGGaaaagccattcattcattcagtcgttcagcaaatatttactgagtgcttactgtggTCCAGGCAGTATTCCAGGGTGTCCATCAAGGACCCTAACAGAGAGGGTCTCCTGTGTCTTCAGAGAGCTTCCTTCCTAGAAGGAGAGTGTGTCAATAAGCAGATCTAGAATAGCAATCCTGataggagaaaaatgaagctgagtAAGGGAGTGAGAGATGGGGATGGGGCGATCGAGACAGAGTGGTTggagaaggcctctctgagaagtgATGTTTAAGCAGAGACTAGAAGACATGAAAGAGTGAGCCAGTCTAGAGGAAGTGCACTCCAGACTTGCAGGGACAGcaggtacaaaggccctgaggtgggagcatgcTTGGCGTGTCTGAGGAGCAGCAGGgaggcctgtgtggctggagggcAGTAAACACAGGAAGGGCAGCattggaagaggggagagaggtgggcaggcaggggatGGGTGCTTCCTTCAGGGCCTtgaaggactttggcttttattgaGATAGGACATTATTGGAGACTTTGGGGCAGGTGAGTAAACGatctaacttaatttttaaatttttaaaaattttaggtgATTTCAGActcacagaaaagttgcaaaaataatacaaagaattccTTTATACCGTCATCCAGATTCTGCCAcctcctttgtgtgtgtgtgttctgtgtgtgtgtgtatttatacacacacatatacacactatttgAGACTAAATTGTACATATGTTGCCTTTTTTACCCATACACTTAAGTATTTCCAAAAAAACAGGGATGTTCTCTGCCATAACCACAGTACATTTATTAAATCaagaaattaataatgaaaaaagaaattaataatgaTATAATACCTTTGTCTAATTTTTAGacttcatttaaatgttttccagTTGTCCTACTTACTGATGTCttttttagcaaaagaaaaaaaaaacgtttttcccacccaggatccagtccaggatcACACACTGTACTCAGTTgtcagtctttgtctttcatgatttAGACATATTTGACATGTATAGGCCAGTTATTCTGTAGATTGGCCTCAGTTTGGCTTTCTCTAAGGTTTCCTAATGATCAGATTCAAG is part of the Balaenoptera musculus isolate JJ_BM4_2016_0621 chromosome 8, mBalMus1.pri.v3, whole genome shotgun sequence genome and encodes:
- the F2 gene encoding prothrombin isoform X1; translated protein: MAHVRGLWLPGCLALAALFSLVHSQHVFLAPQQALSLLQRVRRANSGFLEEWREGNLERECVEEQCSREEAFEALESPSATDVFWAKYTACESVRKPREKLIECLEGNCAEGLGMNYRGNVSFTRSGIECQLWRSRYPHKPEINSTTHPGADLRENFCRNPDGSITGPWCYTTFPTVQREECSIPVCGQERVTVELTPNSGDFTVNLSPQSEMCIPDRGQQYQGHLAVTTHGSPCLAWASERAKALSKDQDFNPAVPLVENFCRNPDGDAEGAWCYVAGEPGDFEYCDLDYCEEPVDEEVGYGLGEEPDAAIEGRTAADKFQPFFNERTFGSGEADCGLRPLFENKLVQDKTEQELFDSYIEGRIVEGRDAEIGLAPWQVMLFRKSPQELLCGASLISDRWILTAAHCLLYPPWDKNFTANDLLVRIGKHSRTSYERKIEKISMLEKIYIHPRYNWRENLDRDIALLKLKKPISFTEYVHPVCLPDKETATKLLQAGYKGRVTGWGNLRETWTTNMAEVQPSVLQVVNLPIVERPVCKASTRIRITDNMFCAGYKPGEGKRGDACEGDSGGPFVMKSPFNNRWYQMGIVSWGEGCDRDGKYGFYTHVFRLKKWIQKVTERFGS
- the F2 gene encoding prothrombin isoform X2, producing the protein MAHVRGLWLPGCLALAALFSLVHSQHVFLAPQQALSLLQRVRRANSGFLEEWREGNLERECVEEQCSREEAFEALESPSATDVFWAKYTACESVRKPREKLIECLEGNCAEGLGMNYRGNVSFTRSGIECQLWRSRYPHKPEINSTTHPGADLRENFCRNPDGSITGPWCYTTFPTVQREECSIPVCGQERVTVELTPNSGDFTVNLSPQSEMCIPDRGQQYQGHLAVTTHGSPCLAWASERAKALSKDQDFNPAVPLVENFCRNPDGDAEGAWCYVAGEPGDFEYCDLDYCEEPVDEEVGYGLGEEPDAAIEGRTAADKFQPFFNERTFGSGEADCGLRPLFENKLVQDKTEQELFDSYIEGRIVEGRDAEIGLAPWQVMLFRKSPQELLCGASLISDRWILTAAHCLLYPPWDKNFTANDLLVRIGKHSRTRYNWRENLDRDIALLKLKKPISFTEYVHPVCLPDKETATKLLQAGYKGRVTGWGNLRETWTTNMAEVQPSVLQVVNLPIVERPVCKASTRIRITDNMFCAGYKPGEGKRGDACEGDSGGPFVMKSPFNNRWYQMGIVSWGEGCDRDGKYGFYTHVFRLKKWIQKVTERFGS